Proteins found in one Aneurinibacillus uraniidurans genomic segment:
- the purD gene encoding phosphoribosylamine--glycine ligase, giving the protein MKVLVVGSGGREHALVWKLQQSPSVEKVYCAPGNAGIAQMAECVPIDVNDFAALIAFAKQENIELTVIGPEDPLLAGIVDAFEEAGLKVFGPNRLAAMMEGSKKFAKDLMLKYGIPTGGYQSFTDYEQARAYVREQGAPIVIKADGLAAGKGVVVAMTLEEAEEALHSMMVEDTFAGAGARVVVEEYLTGEEMTILSFVDGETVIPMVPSQDHKPVFDDDKGPNTGGMGTYSPVPHMDAAIVQQAIDTIVLPTAKAMVQEGISFRGILYTGLMMTEQGPKVIEYNARFGDPETQVVLPRLASDLAEIFLAVAEGRLAEMEEVKWKDDAAVCVIMASEGYPGSYPKGCVITGLSEPTQDVIVFHAGTAEKDGQIVTNGGRVLGITALGSDLHEAKRKAYETIKGISFAGAHYRTDIAAKALRRAESRS; this is encoded by the coding sequence ATGAAGGTACTCGTTGTAGGAAGCGGCGGCCGGGAGCATGCGCTTGTCTGGAAGCTTCAACAAAGCCCGAGCGTAGAGAAAGTGTACTGTGCGCCGGGGAACGCAGGTATTGCACAGATGGCAGAGTGTGTGCCAATTGATGTAAATGATTTTGCGGCACTGATTGCGTTTGCGAAACAAGAAAACATTGAGCTGACTGTGATCGGTCCAGAAGATCCGCTGCTTGCGGGCATCGTGGATGCGTTCGAAGAAGCTGGATTAAAAGTATTTGGTCCGAACCGTCTGGCGGCGATGATGGAAGGCAGTAAAAAATTCGCCAAAGACTTAATGTTGAAATACGGGATTCCGACAGGTGGCTACCAGTCATTTACGGACTATGAACAGGCACGTGCTTACGTACGGGAGCAGGGAGCGCCGATCGTCATTAAAGCGGACGGACTTGCAGCAGGTAAAGGTGTTGTCGTAGCGATGACACTGGAAGAAGCAGAAGAGGCACTTCACTCGATGATGGTTGAAGATACATTTGCTGGTGCGGGTGCGCGTGTTGTAGTTGAAGAATATTTGACTGGCGAAGAGATGACGATTCTGTCGTTTGTAGATGGCGAGACGGTGATTCCGATGGTGCCGTCACAAGATCATAAACCAGTGTTTGACGATGATAAAGGGCCGAACACAGGCGGAATGGGTACATATTCTCCTGTGCCGCATATGGACGCTGCAATCGTGCAGCAGGCGATTGACACGATTGTTCTTCCAACCGCTAAAGCAATGGTGCAGGAAGGTATTTCATTCCGTGGTATTTTGTACACTGGCTTGATGATGACCGAGCAAGGTCCGAAGGTTATTGAGTACAATGCACGCTTTGGAGACCCGGAAACCCAGGTTGTTCTGCCTCGTCTTGCAAGTGATCTGGCGGAGATTTTCCTCGCTGTCGCAGAAGGACGTCTCGCAGAGATGGAAGAGGTAAAATGGAAAGATGATGCAGCCGTATGTGTCATCATGGCATCAGAAGGTTACCCTGGTTCGTATCCAAAAGGATGTGTAATTACGGGACTGTCGGAACCGACACAAGACGTGATTGTATTCCATGCAGGAACAGCGGAAAAAGACGGCCAGATCGTGACGAATGGTGGCCGTGTGCTGGGCATCACTGCGCTCGGATCTGACTTGCATGAAGCGAAACGTAAAGCCTATGAAACCATTAAAGGCATCTCATTTGCAGGTGCGCATTATCGTACCGATATTGCAGCGAAAGCACTGCGCCGTGCAGAGAGCCGTTCATAA
- a CDS encoding ABC transporter substrate-binding protein, whose translation MDKRKALGIAMSLMLSAGVVAGCGGGAKETAGGDKKAAGGSGDTIKIGANLELSGGVASYGQSLSEGLDLALEEINKEGVNGKKIEVVKVDNKSDPAEATAGALKLVSQNKVVTLVGAATSTSTLSQVQIAEKNKIPLITPTGTNPDITSKAGKVNDFVFRTCFIDPFQGTVAANFASNELKSKNAAVFTETSSDYSKGLAKAFKESYAKNGGKVAAEEAYVKGDTDFRATLTRIKAANPDFVFLPGYYEEVGLIVKQAREIGLNVPFMGGDGWDSPKLIEIAGAKALNNTYITNHYSVEDSDPKVQKFVSAFKAKYKDKTPDGFAALGYDTGYLLADAIKRAGDADPVKIKDALASTKDLQLVSGKITIDAQHNPVKSAAILEYKDGKQGFKMKVNP comes from the coding sequence ATGGACAAACGAAAAGCACTCGGAATTGCCATGTCACTTATGCTTTCAGCAGGCGTAGTAGCAGGTTGCGGCGGCGGAGCAAAGGAGACGGCTGGCGGAGACAAAAAAGCGGCAGGCGGCAGTGGCGATACGATTAAGATTGGGGCAAACCTTGAACTTTCTGGTGGGGTAGCGTCATATGGGCAATCACTGAGCGAAGGGCTTGATCTTGCACTTGAAGAAATCAATAAAGAAGGCGTTAACGGCAAGAAAATTGAAGTTGTAAAAGTGGACAACAAGTCTGACCCGGCAGAAGCAACAGCTGGCGCACTCAAGCTGGTTAGCCAGAACAAAGTTGTAACACTTGTTGGAGCAGCTACAAGTACAAGTACACTATCTCAAGTGCAAATCGCAGAGAAAAATAAAATTCCGCTCATAACACCAACTGGAACAAACCCGGATATTACGTCCAAAGCTGGTAAAGTGAATGATTTCGTATTCCGTACATGCTTCATTGACCCGTTCCAAGGTACGGTAGCAGCAAACTTTGCATCCAACGAATTAAAATCGAAAAATGCGGCTGTCTTTACTGAAACATCAAGCGATTATTCGAAGGGTTTAGCAAAAGCGTTTAAAGAGTCATACGCCAAAAACGGTGGCAAGGTAGCAGCAGAAGAAGCGTATGTAAAAGGGGATACCGATTTCCGTGCAACGCTGACACGCATTAAGGCAGCGAATCCAGATTTCGTATTTTTGCCGGGCTATTATGAAGAAGTAGGTCTTATTGTGAAGCAGGCACGTGAGATTGGTCTGAATGTTCCATTCATGGGTGGCGATGGCTGGGATTCTCCAAAGCTCATTGAGATTGCCGGTGCAAAAGCACTGAACAATACATACATCACGAATCACTACTCTGTAGAAGATAGCGACCCGAAAGTACAAAAATTCGTAAGTGCATTTAAAGCGAAATACAAAGATAAAACTCCAGATGGCTTCGCAGCGCTCGGCTATGACACTGGATACCTTCTCGCTGATGCCATCAAGCGTGCGGGCGATGCAGATCCAGTGAAGATTAAAGATGCACTCGCAAGCACGAAAGACCTTCAACTCGTATCCGGTAAAATCACCATTGATGCACAACACAATCCGGTTAAATCTGCCGCTATCCTTGAGTACAAAGATGGCAAGCAAGGCTTCAAAATGAAAGTAAATCCGTAA
- a CDS encoding branched-chain amino acid ABC transporter permease produces MEFIQQLVNGISLGSIYALIALGYTMVYGIIKLINFAHGDIFMIGAFIGFYAITVLKLSFFPALLISMTACALFGVTIERIAYKPLRNATRIAALITAIGVSLLIEYGTIYVRGAQPEAYPSTVLPSTEFKFLGATINSQSLLILGVSLGLMILLQFIVHKTKIGKAMRAVSYDTEAARLMGINVDNTISATFAIGSALAGAAGVIFGIYYIKIEPLMGIIPGLKAFVAAVLGGIGIIPGAMVGGLLLGVIEAMVSALGYSLWRDGVAFVVLILILIFRPSGLFGKNMREKV; encoded by the coding sequence ATGGAATTTATTCAGCAGCTTGTGAACGGTATATCGCTCGGCAGTATTTATGCGCTGATCGCGCTTGGCTACACGATGGTATACGGCATTATTAAACTTATTAACTTTGCTCATGGTGATATATTCATGATTGGTGCGTTTATTGGTTTTTACGCCATTACCGTGCTAAAACTTAGCTTTTTTCCAGCGCTGTTGATCTCAATGACGGCATGCGCATTATTTGGTGTGACGATTGAGCGGATCGCCTATAAGCCGCTTCGGAATGCGACGCGTATTGCGGCCCTTATTACCGCAATCGGTGTGTCATTGCTGATTGAATACGGAACGATTTATGTGCGGGGAGCTCAACCGGAAGCATATCCGAGTACAGTGCTTCCGTCTACAGAGTTTAAGTTTCTCGGGGCTACAATTAATAGTCAGTCACTATTAATTCTTGGTGTATCGCTTGGGTTAATGATTCTCCTTCAGTTCATTGTTCACAAAACGAAAATTGGCAAAGCGATGCGGGCGGTATCGTATGATACAGAAGCAGCTCGCTTGATGGGGATTAATGTTGACAATACGATCTCTGCGACCTTTGCGATCGGTTCAGCGCTTGCCGGGGCAGCAGGTGTTATCTTTGGGATTTATTATATAAAGATTGAACCTTTGATGGGGATTATTCCTGGTTTAAAAGCATTCGTTGCAGCTGTTCTCGGCGGGATTGGCATTATCCCAGGTGCGATGGTTGGCGGGCTGTTGCTTGGCGTGATTGAAGCGATGGTTAGTGCACTTGGCTACTCGCTCTGGCGGGATGGTGTGGCATTTGTCGTACTTATTCTGATCCTCATCTTTAGACCGTCGGGCCTGTTCGGTAAAAACATGAGAGAGAAAGTATAG
- the purN gene encoding phosphoribosylglycinamide formyltransferase, translated as MKLAVFASGSGSNFGAIMEAIENGTITGADIVLLVCDKPGAYVLERAAQYGIPTFVFQAKEYPDKVAFETEILRRLEEAGVEHIILAGYMRLIGETLLRAYGGRMINLHPSLLPSFSGKDAIGQAFRYGVKVTGITVHFVDEGMDTGPIIAQRTVEVQQGDTEETLAVRIHAEEHLLLPEVVQLLVNNRVKLDGRRVEIIA; from the coding sequence ATGAAGCTTGCAGTATTTGCATCCGGTAGTGGCTCTAACTTTGGAGCCATTATGGAAGCGATTGAGAATGGAACAATCACAGGTGCGGACATTGTCCTGCTTGTTTGCGATAAACCAGGGGCGTATGTGCTCGAGCGTGCAGCACAGTATGGCATTCCAACCTTCGTCTTTCAGGCGAAGGAATATCCCGATAAGGTTGCATTTGAAACAGAAATTTTGCGTCGTCTTGAAGAAGCAGGTGTAGAGCATATCATTCTTGCTGGCTACATGCGCTTGATTGGTGAGACGTTGCTTCGGGCATACGGCGGACGGATGATTAATCTGCATCCGTCCCTTCTGCCGTCTTTTTCAGGTAAAGATGCAATTGGACAGGCATTTCGTTATGGGGTTAAAGTGACCGGAATTACAGTTCATTTCGTTGATGAAGGAATGGACACAGGACCGATTATTGCCCAGCGGACGGTAGAGGTACAACAAGGGGATACAGAAGAAACACTAGCGGTACGTATTCACGCAGAGGAGCATTTACTTTTACCAGAAGTGGTACAGCTGCTTGTCAACAATCGCGTGAAATTAGATGGACGTCGGGTTGAAATTATCGCCTAA
- a CDS encoding branched-chain amino acid ABC transporter permease, with product MKRTKGFWLSIVGALALYAVIQFLITSGVLNDFYQNMLITIVINIILAVSLHLIIGITGQFSIGHAGFLAVGAYASAIATMNFNIPFLAALPIGGIAAAIAGLIIGIPSLRLRGDYLAIATLGFGEIVRIVMLNIEYVGGASGMMVNSMTDWTTATACLIITLVVIANFTNSTHGRACISIRENEIAADAMGINTTYYKVAAFALGAFFAGIAGGLYAHNFYIIQPSNFGFLKSFDILIFVVLGGLGSMSGAVIAAVLLTIVSTFLQDYPETRMIIYSLVLIIMMIYRPQGLLGTKELTQLFKKHATVGGKSDGNKNTAA from the coding sequence ATGAAGCGAACAAAAGGATTTTGGCTTTCAATAGTTGGTGCGCTCGCCCTGTACGCAGTGATCCAGTTTTTGATTACGAGTGGAGTGCTCAACGATTTTTATCAGAATATGCTGATCACGATTGTGATTAATATCATTCTTGCAGTAAGTCTGCATTTGATCATTGGCATTACGGGCCAGTTCTCGATTGGACATGCTGGCTTTCTCGCGGTCGGGGCGTATGCGTCAGCGATTGCAACTATGAACTTTAACATTCCGTTCTTAGCAGCCCTGCCGATTGGCGGGATTGCCGCAGCGATTGCCGGATTGATCATCGGAATTCCAAGCTTGCGTCTGCGCGGTGACTACCTGGCAATTGCCACGCTTGGGTTTGGTGAGATTGTGCGGATCGTCATGCTGAACATTGAGTATGTTGGCGGTGCGAGCGGGATGATGGTCAACAGCATGACGGACTGGACGACAGCGACCGCATGCCTGATTATTACGCTTGTCGTCATTGCGAACTTTACGAATTCCACACATGGACGTGCATGCATTTCCATTCGTGAGAACGAGATCGCAGCGGATGCGATGGGAATTAATACGACCTACTACAAGGTAGCAGCATTTGCGCTTGGTGCGTTCTTCGCGGGTATCGCGGGTGGGTTGTATGCACATAACTTCTACATCATTCAGCCGTCTAACTTCGGTTTCTTGAAGTCATTTGATATTTTGATTTTTGTTGTACTTGGTGGACTTGGCAGTATGTCTGGTGCGGTTATTGCCGCCGTGTTGTTGACGATTGTCTCAACGTTCCTGCAGGATTACCCGGAGACACGTATGATTATTTATAGCCTTGTGCTCATTATTATGATGATTTATCGTCCGCAGGGATTGCTTGGTACGAAAGAATTGACGCAGCTATTCAAAAAGCACGCGACAGTAGGAGGGAAGTCCGATGGCAACAAAAACACCGCTGCTTAA
- a CDS encoding ABC transporter ATP-binding protein has protein sequence MLKVNNIDVFYGNIQALHGVSLEINQGEIVTLIGANGAGKSTLLKAISGLLKPKQGDIVYEGTSISGRAAQAIVKEGISHVPEGRRVFANMTVEENLELGAFLRKDKDGIRQDFAKVYELFPRLLERKKQLSGTLSGGEQQMLAMGRALMARPKLLLLDEPSMGLAPLLVKTIFHIIEEINQTGTTVLLVEQNANMALSIADRAYVIETGRVVLSGTAEELNASDQIKMAYLGGH, from the coding sequence ATGTTAAAAGTAAACAACATCGATGTATTCTACGGCAACATCCAGGCGCTTCACGGTGTATCACTTGAGATTAACCAGGGTGAGATTGTAACGCTGATCGGAGCAAATGGTGCAGGTAAAAGCACGCTGCTCAAAGCGATTTCCGGTCTCTTGAAGCCGAAGCAGGGCGATATTGTATATGAAGGTACATCAATCTCAGGCCGGGCAGCCCAGGCAATTGTGAAAGAAGGAATCTCGCATGTTCCGGAAGGTCGGCGTGTATTTGCAAACATGACAGTGGAAGAAAATCTGGAGCTAGGTGCCTTCTTACGTAAGGACAAAGATGGCATCCGGCAGGATTTCGCGAAAGTGTACGAACTGTTTCCACGCTTACTCGAACGGAAAAAACAGTTGTCCGGTACATTATCCGGTGGGGAGCAGCAAATGCTTGCGATGGGTCGAGCGTTGATGGCACGCCCGAAACTGCTGTTGCTCGATGAGCCATCCATGGGTCTTGCTCCCTTACTGGTGAAGACGATATTCCACATTATCGAAGAGATTAATCAGACAGGCACTACGGTTCTGTTGGTAGAACAGAATGCTAATATGGCACTGTCAATTGCTGATCGGGCATACGTAATCGAGACGGGACGGGTTGTGTTGTCTGGCACAGCGGAAGAGTTGAATGCGAGCGATCAGATTAAGATGGCTTATTTAGGCGGTCACTAA
- a CDS encoding EYxxD motif small membrane protein — protein MDRLTWEVFSDNAYVIITVVASIAVVAYAWAKFNSKARSRYKS, from the coding sequence ATGGATCGATTAACATGGGAAGTATTTAGTGACAATGCATATGTAATCATAACCGTTGTCGCCTCAATTGCGGTTGTTGCCTATGCCTGGGCAAAATTCAACAGCAAAGCAAGAAGCCGCTACAAGTCGTAG
- a CDS encoding ABC transporter ATP-binding protein, with amino-acid sequence MATKTPLLNVDGVGIQFGGLKAVSSVHAYLNQGELVGLIGPNGAGKTTFFNLLTGVYVPTEGTISLNGEKLNGNAPYQITRKGISRTFQNIRLFGELSVLDNVKVAYHSQSKHSILSSILRLPAHFSGEKEMEEKAISFLKIFDLDRLKDEQAKNLPYGQQRRLEIARALAANPKILLLDEPAAGMNPQETKQLMELIAFIRKEFNLTILLIEHDMPLVMGVCERIYVLDHGQLIAQGTPEEVRNNPKVIEAYLGEEVS; translated from the coding sequence ATGGCAACAAAAACACCGCTGCTTAACGTTGACGGCGTCGGCATCCAGTTCGGCGGCTTAAAAGCTGTATCGAGCGTTCATGCGTATTTAAACCAAGGCGAACTTGTTGGCTTGATCGGTCCGAACGGTGCCGGAAAAACAACATTCTTTAACTTATTGACAGGTGTATATGTGCCGACAGAAGGAACGATCTCGCTAAACGGGGAGAAATTAAACGGGAATGCACCGTATCAGATTACACGTAAAGGTATCAGTCGGACATTCCAGAACATTCGTCTGTTCGGTGAACTGTCTGTATTAGATAACGTAAAAGTTGCGTATCATTCACAATCTAAGCATTCCATACTTAGTTCCATTTTGCGTCTGCCGGCACACTTTTCCGGTGAGAAGGAAATGGAAGAGAAAGCAATTAGCTTTCTGAAGATTTTTGATTTGGACCGTCTAAAAGACGAGCAGGCAAAAAATCTGCCGTACGGTCAGCAGCGCCGCTTAGAGATTGCGCGTGCGTTGGCCGCCAATCCGAAAATTCTGTTGCTGGATGAACCAGCAGCCGGGATGAACCCGCAGGAAACGAAGCAGCTCATGGAGTTGATTGCGTTTATTCGCAAAGAGTTCAACCTGACTATTTTATTAATCGAGCACGATATGCCGCTTGTAATGGGCGTGTGTGAACGTATTTATGTGCTTGATCACGGTCAGTTGATTGCGCAAGGTACGCCGGAAGAAGTGCGGAACAATCCGAAAGTAATCGAAGCGTATCTCGGCGAGGAGGTTTCCTGA
- the purM gene encoding phosphoribosylformylglycinamidine cyclo-ligase — protein MSEAYKQAGVDIDAGNEAVERMKKHVKRTFRPEVLTDLGGFGALFGLDTAKYKKPVLVSGTDGVGTKLKIAFGMDRHDTIGIDAVAMCVNDIVVQGAEPLFFLDYLACGKVVPERIEAIVKGIADGCEQSGCALIGGETAEMPGMYEESEYDIAGFSVGVVDADRIIDGKRIAPGDVIIGMASSGVHSNGFSLVRNVLLEKAGLSLQDEVAELGGKLGDTLLTPTRLYVKSCLSLMDRVDVKGFVHITGGGFYDNIPRVLPEGTSAEIAYGSWPILPIFDLIEQKGSVSKPDMFRTFNMGIGMIAVVKEEDAAEAMRVLAEAGEQAFQIGRIISGNQDVQFGGVNW, from the coding sequence ATGAGTGAGGCATACAAACAGGCTGGTGTAGATATTGACGCTGGCAACGAAGCGGTTGAACGGATGAAAAAACACGTGAAGCGCACATTCCGCCCGGAAGTTCTAACAGACTTGGGCGGATTCGGTGCCTTGTTTGGCCTCGATACGGCCAAATATAAGAAGCCGGTTCTCGTCTCTGGAACAGACGGTGTGGGCACGAAATTAAAAATTGCGTTCGGTATGGATCGCCACGATACAATCGGTATCGATGCAGTGGCAATGTGTGTTAATGACATTGTGGTACAAGGAGCGGAGCCGCTGTTTTTCCTTGATTACCTCGCATGTGGCAAAGTTGTGCCAGAGCGAATCGAAGCAATTGTAAAAGGCATCGCCGATGGTTGTGAGCAATCCGGCTGTGCGCTCATTGGTGGCGAAACGGCTGAGATGCCAGGCATGTATGAAGAATCCGAGTATGACATTGCTGGCTTTAGTGTAGGTGTCGTCGATGCAGATCGGATTATTGACGGCAAACGCATTGCACCAGGTGATGTAATCATTGGTATGGCATCAAGCGGTGTGCATAGCAATGGGTTCTCACTTGTGCGCAATGTACTGCTTGAAAAAGCAGGTCTTTCTTTGCAGGATGAAGTCGCAGAACTCGGCGGTAAGCTGGGGGATACATTGCTGACTCCGACACGACTGTATGTGAAGTCTTGCTTGTCTTTGATGGATCGTGTAGACGTAAAAGGATTTGTCCACATTACAGGCGGCGGTTTTTATGACAACATTCCGCGCGTGCTTCCAGAAGGAACATCTGCAGAGATTGCTTACGGTTCATGGCCGATTCTGCCTATCTTTGATTTGATCGAGCAAAAAGGTAGCGTATCGAAGCCGGATATGTTCCGTACGTTTAACATGGGCATCGGTATGATTGCCGTTGTGAAAGAGGAAGACGCTGCGGAAGCGATGCGTGTGTTGGCAGAAGCAGGTGAGCAAGCTTTCCAAATTGGCCGTATTATCTCTGGCAATCAGGACGTTCAATTTGGCGGGGTGAACTGGTAA
- the purH gene encoding bifunctional phosphoribosylaminoimidazolecarboxamide formyltransferase/IMP cyclohydrolase: MSVKRALISVSDKTGIVEFAKELSKLGVEIISTGGTATMLQKEGVDVIGISEVTGFPEILDGRLKTLDPHIHGGLLAVRDDEKHMQQIGEHNITPIDLVVVNLYPFKETISKPDVEFAEAIENIDIGGPTMLRSAAKNHKFVGVVVDAADYGKVVAELKEGGELSAETKRKLAAKVFRHTAAYDALISQYLTAQVGEELAETYTVTFEKVQDLRYGENPHQAAAFYREPLAGTGNIATAKQLHGKELSYNNINDGNAALNIVKEFDQPAVVAVKHTNPCGVGIGETIYAAFRKAYESDPVSIFGGIIAANRPIDKQTALELKEIFLEIIMAPSFTDEALEILKEKKNLRLLELGEVVRKEKGDWKLASVEGGVLIQTEDTKRITAADLEVVTDRKPTDAEVEQMLFGWNVVKHVKSNAIVLVKDSSTVGVGAGQMNRVGSARIAIEQAGEKAKGSILASDAFFPMPDTLEEAAKAGITAIIQPGGSIRDEDSIKAANEHGIAMVFTKVRHFKH, translated from the coding sequence GTGAGCGTAAAACGCGCATTAATCAGCGTATCCGATAAAACAGGAATTGTAGAATTCGCAAAAGAATTGTCCAAGCTTGGTGTAGAAATCATCTCTACAGGCGGCACAGCAACCATGCTGCAAAAAGAAGGCGTAGACGTAATCGGTATTTCTGAAGTAACAGGATTCCCGGAAATTCTCGATGGTCGTCTGAAAACACTCGATCCGCATATCCACGGCGGTCTGCTTGCAGTGCGTGACGATGAAAAGCACATGCAGCAAATTGGTGAGCACAACATTACACCGATCGATCTCGTTGTTGTAAATCTGTATCCGTTCAAAGAAACAATCAGCAAGCCGGATGTAGAATTTGCAGAAGCAATCGAAAACATCGACATCGGTGGCCCAACAATGCTTCGTTCCGCAGCGAAAAACCACAAGTTTGTCGGCGTAGTTGTTGATGCAGCGGATTATGGCAAAGTTGTAGCTGAGCTGAAAGAAGGCGGCGAGCTGTCTGCTGAGACAAAACGCAAGCTTGCAGCTAAAGTCTTCCGTCATACAGCTGCATACGATGCACTGATCTCTCAATATCTTACAGCTCAAGTGGGCGAAGAGCTGGCGGAAACATACACAGTTACATTTGAAAAAGTACAAGATCTCCGCTACGGTGAAAATCCGCATCAAGCAGCTGCATTCTACCGTGAGCCGCTTGCAGGTACAGGCAATATCGCAACAGCAAAACAATTGCATGGTAAAGAGCTTTCTTACAACAACATCAACGACGGCAATGCGGCACTGAATATCGTAAAAGAATTCGATCAGCCAGCGGTTGTAGCCGTGAAACATACAAATCCATGCGGCGTAGGTATCGGTGAAACGATCTATGCTGCATTCCGCAAAGCGTATGAATCCGATCCAGTTTCGATCTTTGGTGGTATCATTGCGGCTAATCGTCCGATCGATAAACAAACAGCTCTGGAACTGAAAGAAATCTTCTTAGAAATTATTATGGCTCCATCGTTTACGGATGAAGCGCTTGAAATATTGAAAGAAAAGAAAAACTTACGTCTCCTTGAGCTTGGTGAAGTGGTTCGCAAAGAGAAAGGCGACTGGAAGCTGGCAAGTGTCGAAGGTGGCGTTCTCATTCAAACTGAAGATACAAAACGCATCACAGCAGCGGACCTTGAAGTTGTAACAGACCGCAAACCAACTGACGCAGAAGTTGAACAAATGCTGTTTGGTTGGAATGTTGTGAAGCATGTTAAATCAAATGCAATCGTGCTCGTAAAAGATAGCTCGACCGTTGGAGTTGGCGCAGGCCAGATGAATCGTGTTGGTTCTGCACGTATTGCGATTGAGCAAGCAGGCGAGAAGGCGAAAGGCAGTATCCTGGCGTCTGATGCATTCTTCCCAATGCCGGATACACTCGAAGAAGCAGCAAAAGCTGGCATCACAGCGATTATCCAGCCAGGTGGCTCGATTCGCGATGAAGACTCAATCAAAGCAGCGAATGAACACGGCATTGCAATGGTATTCACGAAAGTACGTCATTTTAAACACTAA
- a CDS encoding YgaP family membrane protein, which translates to MKKNIGTFDALVRITIGMAGLAYSTSKMIRHPHRTAPLLLAAVFGMKVAEGITRYCPLMDMMDKSTCTDETDSYNTRKHMRRMR; encoded by the coding sequence ATGAAGAAAAATATAGGTACCTTTGATGCACTCGTTCGGATCACAATCGGGATGGCTGGACTCGCATACAGCACTTCTAAAATGATTCGTCATCCACACCGCACAGCTCCCCTGCTTCTGGCAGCCGTATTCGGAATGAAGGTTGCAGAAGGGATTACCCGTTATTGTCCTCTCATGGATATGATGGACAAGAGTACATGCACGGATGAAACAGACTCGTACAATACGCGAAAACATATGCGACGGATGCGCTAA